A section of the Candidatus Thioglobus autotrophicus genome encodes:
- the parE gene encoding DNA topoisomerase IV subunit B, with protein MSDYDSSSIEVLTGLEPVRKRPGMYTETERPNHLAQEVIDNSVDEAVAGHANKISVILYKDGSLSVEDNGRGMPVDMHAGEGQSGVEVILTKLHAGGKFSNDSYQFSGGLHGVGISVVNALSTLVEIWIKRDAKEHHISFTNGFKKTELEVVGKVGKLNTGTKVKFTPDAQFFDTVKFSATKLRHNLRSKAVLCPGLEINFYNEIDDTTDKWMYQEGLKDYLSMALDGLDNLPEKPFVVNFESSEQQLNCSLAWTQYNTNVVAESYVNLIPTINGGTHVNGLRSGLTDALKEFCEFRDLIPKNIKLTPDDVWQRIAYVLSIKILDPQFSGQTKERLSSRECASFVSSVVKDAFSLWLNQHTDIAEQIAQLAISNAQARLKTNKKIIRKKIVSGPALPGKLSDCTSTDLTQTEVFLVEGDSAGGSAKQARDKEYQAILPLRGKILNTWEVDSEQVLASNEIHDISVAIGLEPNCEDLSNLRYGKICILADADSDGAHIATLICTLFVKHFPKLVKEGHIYVAMPPLYRIDAGKQVHYALDDGERDSIIRKIESENKRVKIQVQRFKGLGEMNPAQLRETTMLPDTRRLIQLTLDNPLQVEQTMDMLLSKKRAPDRKKWLEEKGNLANV; from the coding sequence TTTCTGTCGAAGATAACGGTCGAGGTATGCCTGTTGATATGCATGCGGGCGAAGGTCAATCGGGTGTTGAAGTTATTCTGACTAAGCTCCATGCAGGTGGTAAATTCTCTAATGATTCTTATCAATTTTCTGGCGGCCTTCATGGAGTAGGAATATCGGTGGTTAACGCGCTATCCACTTTGGTAGAAATCTGGATTAAACGCGACGCCAAAGAGCATCACATTAGCTTTACAAATGGCTTTAAAAAAACCGAGTTAGAAGTTGTTGGGAAAGTTGGCAAGCTAAACACAGGTACCAAGGTTAAATTTACGCCAGATGCTCAATTTTTTGATACAGTTAAATTTTCAGCCACCAAACTACGTCATAATTTACGTTCTAAAGCGGTACTTTGCCCAGGATTAGAGATAAATTTTTACAATGAAATTGATGACACTACTGACAAGTGGATGTATCAAGAAGGCTTAAAAGATTATCTATCAATGGCATTAGATGGGCTTGATAATCTACCGGAAAAACCTTTTGTGGTTAATTTTGAATCTAGCGAGCAGCAGTTAAACTGCTCGCTGGCTTGGACCCAATACAACACCAATGTTGTCGCTGAAAGTTATGTTAATCTTATTCCCACCATCAATGGTGGAACGCACGTTAATGGATTGCGCTCAGGTCTGACTGATGCCCTGAAGGAATTTTGTGAATTTAGAGATTTAATCCCTAAAAATATCAAGCTTACACCAGATGATGTTTGGCAACGAATCGCCTACGTATTATCTATTAAAATTTTAGATCCGCAGTTTTCAGGTCAAACCAAAGAAAGACTATCCTCTAGAGAATGCGCCAGCTTTGTCTCTAGTGTTGTTAAAGATGCTTTTAGTTTGTGGCTTAATCAACATACAGATATTGCTGAGCAAATTGCCCAATTAGCTATTAGCAATGCCCAGGCACGCCTTAAAACCAATAAAAAGATAATTCGTAAAAAGATTGTAAGTGGCCCCGCCCTACCTGGAAAACTCTCTGATTGTACGAGCACCGACTTAACTCAAACTGAAGTATTTTTAGTTGAAGGAGACTCTGCGGGCGGCTCTGCCAAACAAGCACGAGACAAAGAATATCAAGCTATCTTACCCCTGAGAGGAAAAATCCTAAACACTTGGGAGGTAGATTCAGAACAGGTTCTAGCGAGTAATGAAATTCATGATATTAGCGTTGCTATTGGACTGGAACCCAACTGCGAAGACCTCTCCAATTTAAGATATGGAAAAATTTGCATCTTGGCGGATGCTGACTCTGACGGCGCACATATCGCCACACTTATCTGCACCTTATTTGTTAAGCATTTTCCAAAATTGGTCAAAGAGGGGCATATTTATGTTGCCATGCCACCTTTGTACCGAATCGATGCAGGCAAGCAAGTGCATTATGCTTTGGATGATGGTGAGCGTGATAGTATTATTAGAAAAATTGAAAGTGAAAATAAACGCGTTAAAATCCAAGTACAGCGCTTTAAAGGGCTGGGAGAGATGAATCCAGCACAATTGCGCGAAACCACTATGCTGCCTGATACCAGAAGACTTATTCAGCTAACCCTTGATAATCCATTACAAGTAGAACAAACCATGGATATGCTTTTGAGTAAAAAGCGAGCACCCGATCGTAAAAAATGGCTAGAAGAAAAAGGCAATTTAGCCAATGTCTAA
- the queC gene encoding 7-cyano-7-deazaguanine synthase QueC has translation MSNIKKKAVVLLSGGLDSTTTLAIAQSQGFECYALSFDYGQKQKSELKAASNIAKHFKAAEHRVMKISLSDIGGSALTDENIDVPDFVESDKIPITYVPARNTIFLSYALAWAEVLDCQNIFIGVNALDYSGYPDCRQVYIDAFETMANLATKQSVEGQKIHIQTPLINLNKAQIIQKGIALGVDYAHTTTCYQANEQGQACGVCDACEYRKIGFYEAKITDPTRYQN, from the coding sequence ATGTCTAATATTAAAAAAAAGGCAGTGGTCTTGCTGTCTGGTGGGCTTGACTCAACCACCACACTAGCCATAGCACAATCACAAGGATTTGAGTGTTATGCACTAAGCTTTGACTACGGGCAAAAACAAAAATCAGAGCTAAAAGCTGCCAGTAACATTGCCAAGCATTTTAAGGCGGCCGAACATCGAGTGATGAAAATTTCACTCTCAGATATTGGTGGATCTGCTCTCACAGATGAAAATATTGACGTACCTGACTTTGTAGAAAGTGACAAAATTCCTATTACCTATGTTCCCGCTAGGAACACCATTTTCTTGTCCTATGCACTAGCTTGGGCTGAGGTGCTTGATTGTCAAAACATTTTTATCGGTGTTAATGCACTGGATTATTCCGGCTATCCTGATTGCCGACAAGTCTATATTGATGCGTTTGAAACCATGGCAAATCTAGCCACCAAACAAAGCGTTGAAGGACAAAAAATCCACATACAAACCCCATTAATAAATCTCAACAAAGCTCAAATTATTCAAAAAGGCATAGCGCTTGGTGTTGACTATGCACACACCACTACCTGTTATCAAGCCAACGAACAAGGGCAAGCTTGCGGGGTTTGCGATGCTTGCGAATATCGAAAAATAGGCTTTTATGAGGCAAAAATCACAGATCCAACTCGTTATCAAAACTAA
- the acpP gene encoding acyl carrier protein, with protein sequence MSIEERVKKVVSEQLDVSGDIDNNASFIDDLGADSLDTVELVMSLEEEFDCEIPDDQAENITTVQQAIDYVNNNL encoded by the coding sequence ATGAGCATTGAGGAAAGAGTTAAAAAAGTTGTATCTGAGCAATTAGACGTAAGTGGTGATATTGATAATAACGCTTCATTTATTGATGACTTAGGTGCAGATTCTCTAGACACTGTTGAATTGGTTATGTCTCTTGAAGAAGAGTTTGACTGTGAAATCCCTGACGATCAAGCAGAAAACATTACAACGGTTCAACAAGCCATTGACTACGTCAACAACAATTTGTAA